Within the Syngnathus scovelli strain Florida chromosome 6, RoL_Ssco_1.2, whole genome shotgun sequence genome, the region GTACAGTGTGCTTGCTACACTCTCAAAGCCGCAAAGCGGCTGCCGATGCTCAAGCCACTGTGCTGGAGACAAACTGGAGCTTAACGTCGTGTTTTCGGCTCAAGTGGGCACTCGAATGTCTCATGGAACCACGCTTAGTCAGCTGGGAGTGTGCGTGTCTCAGGCGGTGTCATTTAGAGCACATGGCAACAGTTGTACTGAGCCAGTGGGAGAATCTTAGCTTTGTTGTTTGTGGGGATGTTGAAAGACAGAGCTTTCTCACACAAGGGCAGCTGGAAGAGACGCTCGCGCAGTTTGAGGCTGTGGCGTTTCCCCGCCGGCTCCATCCTGGCACCGTTGGCGGCTTCGTCCCAAGACCCCGTCGCATTGCGCGCTTGAGATTTGTCAGTCACAAAGTCCTCCCTGCCGGCCGTGTCCATCCTCTGTTCCTTCTTCCCTCTACGGCTTGTCTTTATTTTCTTGGGTGTTGCGGAGGCGGCTTTATTGAAGTTGTTGTTTGGCTCCGTCTCTTGGTGGGGGACTTTCTCGCTCCACCCCTGGCAGCACGGCACCCTCAAAGCGGCCTCAGCCTCACATGAGGAGGGGGGCTCAGGCGCGTGACTCACGTGATTGTCTAGGTGAGCGACCGGTTGGTATGAAATCACGCATGTGCTTTGCGTGTGCTCTATCTCCATGTCTGCACTATCATCCTCATCCTCCAACGTCTCCTCCGGGCTCATGCCCTGCTCCTCCCTTTCCTCTTGATCGTCCACATCTACTTGTGTGACCTCTGTGTCCTTCTGTAGCTCAGTCACAGACAAAGACAATAAACCCTCACACTCTTTGGCCAGGttggcctcctcttcctcttcttcctcctcctcctcttcctcctcctcttcctcacagATCTGCAGGAGAGCCGGCAGGTTCTTGGTGGCGCGAGGTTCCTCGACCGGTGGCGGGTGAAGCGAGTAGCTGAGGTTGACCTGCCGTGGCGCCGGTAAAGACTGCGGTTTGGCAGCGAGCAGGTCGCCGGACTCGACCATTCGGGAAAGCGGCGAGGTAGAGGAGAGCGCCCCTGAGAGCCAATGGGGAGGGGCCTCTGGGCTGAGCAGCACATTGTCCAACCCCTGCAACCAGTGATGAGCCTCGATTTCTTGCAGCGACGCTCGGactgatggatccttctggagcATCCTGGAGATcagactgacaaaaaaaaaaaaaaaaaccacacaatcAGATTATACTGTGCAAAAAAGTGAAACACCGGTGTCATCCATCAACATTTTCATGAGGGCTTATCCAAATTATCGGTCAGTTGATACAGCACCGTTCCAAAATAATTATCGGCCAGAGTTTGTCTTACTTTGTTATGAAACAGTAAGTCacccaaaataacattattgtaTTGTTTGTTCACGAGATGAAGCTATAACTCATGAACAAAATTTGAACAAAACTATTGTTTAgctcaaagattttttttttcaaggtggtTAAAAGCATCTCTTTATTTAGATTGCATTCTATCTATAAAACATTCTGTGCCATGAATACAACTGAGTGTCATCCACTTTCTTGGGCAATCCACAAAAGCAAACTCATGAGACGTTAAGAATATCCCAAAGGTTGTTCT harbors:
- the snrkb gene encoding SNF related kinase b, with the translated sequence MECGESIPPQDEHLKSDRLNLSGLYHVGRTLGRGHYAVVKLARHVNTGQLVAIKMIDKTKLDVMATSHLLQEVRCMKRVQHPNVVRLYEVIDTPTTLYLVMELAEGGDLYDYILRHETGVAEGTAKRHFAQIVRAVAYCHELHVVHRDLKPENVVFFPQQGAVKLTDFGFSNLFKPGTMLATSCGSLAYSAPEILLGEEYHAPAVDIWSLGVILYMLVCGVPPFQEANDSETLVMILDCRYSIPDHISGDCRDLISRMLQKDPSVRASLQEIEAHHWLQGLDNVLLSPEAPPHWLSGALSSTSPLSRMVESGDLLAAKPQSLPAPRQVNLSYSLHPPPVEEPRATKNLPALLQICEEEEEEEEEEEEEEEEANLAKECEGLLSLSVTELQKDTEVTQVDVDDQEEREEQGMSPEETLEDEDDSADMEIEHTQSTCVISYQPVAHLDNHVSHAPEPPSSCEAEAALRVPCCQGWSEKVPHQETEPNNNFNKAASATPKKIKTSRRGKKEQRMDTAGREDFVTDKSQARNATGSWDEAANGARMEPAGKRHSLKLRERLFQLPLCEKALSFNIPTNNKAKILPLAQYNCCHVL